The Pontibacter korlensis sequence GACCTTGCCATTCTCCAACTCCTTCAGGTCCAGCTTACCTTCCTCATCCTCCTCAGCTTCTATTTCCAGCACAATTGCCCAGCCTCGCAGCACAGGTCCCCGCAACCCAATAAAAATCCGTTTGCCATAGATAGCCAGCCCCTCTACGTCAAAGCCATTGTCTTTACCTGGTATGCCCATAAATGGTGCGATATGTTCATCATGTTGCAGCACTTCTGTTAGTACACTACTCTGTGTGTCGCCACGGAATTGGGCAGCCCGTAGCAGATGCCCCGGCTGATTAGGATCTTCCGCCTCCCGGTGCAACGTGTATTCACCTGTTTCAGCATCCTGCAAAATAGGGATGCGTGCCAATAGGTAGCGGTTAGGGTCGTTCTTTACCGTAGCCAGTTTCTGCACCTGCTTCTGTATAGATTGGTGGCGTTTGGGTTTAGCCCGCTTTAAACTATGCGACCCCATAATCCAGAGGTAATTATCAGCTATCCCCATACCCTCTATGTCAATCTCGCTGGCTCCTTTAACTGGCAGGTTCAAAAAATCTTCTAAATTGTAGGACTTATGATCTGCATAAGAGCCATCAGGTTGCTGCGTGAGCCGCTCAATGTATGTTCTCTCGTCGCAACTGATCCAGAGATTGTTACCGGTAAGCAAGGCTGTTGAAAGCCCATCACGCACATGTTTCCCTTCGGGATTAAGGCTGAGTTTCGGATTGAACTGTAGTATAACCTTCTTTTTCATTCTGCAGTTTTAAAGTATGGATAAGGCGGTTTACGAACTCCCGCCCCTCTTGGTAACGCTCTGATGATAGATAACGCATTTACAGATATGGAATCGACAGAAAGTGAACAATTGGAGAAAGCCACTTTTGGAGCTGGCTGCTTTTGGGGCATAGAAGTGACGTTCAGAAACACTCCCGGTGTGGTAGACACAACAGTGGGTTATATGGGAGGGCACACCGAAAACCCAAGCTACCAGGATGTATGCTCAGACCGCACAGGCCATGCAGAGGTAGTGCAGGTAACTTTTAACCCCAACCTGGTAACTTACGACCAGTTGCTGCAGGTATTTTGGCAAGCACACGACCCTACACAATTCCATAGGCAGGGGCCAGATGTTGGCTCCCAATACCGCTCCGTAATTTTCTACCACAACGAATCGCAGCGCCTGATGGCTGAGACCACCAAAGAGAACTGGCAGCAATCTCCTGAGTTTAGCGGCCGACTAATTGTAACAGAAATAGTACCTGCTGATACGTTTTACCGCGCCGAGGAGTATCACCAGCAGTACCTGATCAAACGAGGTATGGCCACATGTCGCATCTAAGCCCACAACAAACAAAAGAGGCTGTCCGGAAAGGGCAGCCTCTTTTGGTTTATCCGGTTGATTTTGTTTTTTAGGCGGCCAGCTGGAAAACGGCTCTTCTCGGGCTGAAAATGGTAGTCAGCTGGTCCAGCAGGCCGGTATGAGCCGCAGTTGGCTGTTTTAGCTGCTGGGAAAGACCGGAGGTGCCCCTCTCCAGGGCCTGCCGGAAGGCTTTCACTCCCTTGCGGGCTATTTTGCGCAGGTTGTGGGCCATGGCCGCCAGGCCAAAGTCCACCTCGGCTTTGGCAAGTGTTCTCAATCTAAAGCGGGTGAAGCGGTTGTTGCTCTTCACCTGCCCGAACACAGCCTCGGGCTCAATGGCCCTTCGCTTGCGGTGGCGGATTCCCTCCTCACTCAAGAGCCGCTCCCGTGCCCGGGCCTTTAACTGGCGCAGGCGGTGGTTGACCTCGATCATGCGGTTGCCCCTGCCCTTGAAGCACTGCCCCCGCAGCGGGCAGCCCTCACACCGGCGGGCAGCATAGCGGGTGACAGAGGAGACATGACCTAACTCAGAAGTACGGGTGTACTGGCCCACCCGCTCCAGGCGCTGGCCCATGGGGCAGACGAAGAAGTCCTGCTGCTCATTGTAGTACAGGTGCTGGGCGTGGAAGATGTCGTTCTTGAACTTGCGCTTCTGCTCTTGATGGAAGTAGCTGTACTTGACGTAGGCCTCTACCTGGTGCTCTTCGAGCCAGGCGTAGTTCTGCTCCGAGCCGTAGCCGGCGTCGGCCACCACTTCTTTTGACTGCCGCTGGTAATGGGCCTGGAACTGCTCCAGGTGCGGGATCAGCGTGGCCGTGTCGCCCGGGCGCTGGTGCAAAGAGAAATTGGTGATCAGCTGGCCCTCGGAGCTGATCTGCACGTTGTAGGCGGGCTTCAATTGCCCGTTCTTCATGTGGTCTTCTTTCATCCGCATGAAAGTGGCATCCTCGTCTGTTTTGCTATAGCTGTTCCTCTCACCGAGCTTCTCTAGCTGCTCCTCGTATTTTTGTAGTCGCGGCAGGTGCTCTTTCTCCAGTTTGGCCACCTGCTTGCGGGCCTGCTTGTCCAGCTCAGCCACGCGCTCGTTGAGCTGGCGGATCTCCTCTTTCAGGCGCTGGGCGTCCACCTTCTCGGGCGGCTGCTCCTGAGGCGCTTTCCTGTCTTCTTTGATGGCCTGCTTGATGTCCGAGAGCACGGCCTTGATCTTTGTCTCCAGCTTTTGCTTGTTCTTCTCCACTGAGCCCCGCCACACGAAAGTATAGCGATTGGCTGCTGCCTCCAGCTTGGTGCCGTCCACGTACTGGGTCTCCAGGCTCACGTAGCCCAGGCGGTTTAAGAGGCGCACCAGCTCGGCAAACAAGTCCTGGATCTGGTTCTTGAGGCGGCGGGAGCGGAAGTCGTTGATGGTGCGGAAGTCGGGGGTGCTGCCGCCCGAGAGCCATATGAAGTGGATGTTCTCCTCCAATGCCCGGGCGATGCGGCGGCAGGAGTAGATGTTATTGAGGTAGGCGTAGAAGAGCACCTTGAGCAGCATGCGGGGGTGGTAGCTGCTGGTGCCCCCGCCCTTGTAGGTGGCCAGGATGCGGTCGATGTTGAGCTCGTCCACCACCCGGTCCACGAGCCGCACCGGGTGGTCTTCCGGGATGCGGTCTCCGATGCGCTGGGGGAACAGGACCACCTGGTGGCCCGGCTGCTCCTTGAAAACAACGTTGCGCCTTTTCATACTCCCTAAAATAGCAAAAGAGGAGAAAATGAAAAAGGGGCCGCCCTTTTTGGACAGCCCCTTTACGTTATACTAGCCAGTTCAGCTTATTTTACTCTTGCGTTTGTTTTAGATGAGCCTGAGCTAGAGCTCGTATTTGATGAGCCTGTGCTGCTGCCTGAGGCGCCCTGCTGCTGCTTTGCGTTGATGCCTTGCATTGCATCTCTGGCTGTAGAAGCCGCCGAGCTAACCTGACCCTTGATCTTATTCTTATTTTTCTGGCTAAGTGCCATCCAACCTGCGCCAAGTGCTAGTACGGCACCTCCTACCACAGCTTTCTGCTTCGTAGTCATGTTAGTGAATTTGGTAGCGGCAGTGCTACCAAACTGCATCAGCTTATCCTGCATGCCTTTCATGCCACCTTGGCCAGTTGTGGCCTCTGTGTTGCTACGGCCCTGCATATTCTGGCTGCTGTTGCCTGAAGAACTGCTATTTGATCCTGATGATGAAGAGTTGCCAATGTTAGTGCTGCTCTGTGTTCCACTCGAAGGTGTAGAGTTTGTTTTTGCTTGACCTTGAGTTTGTGAGGTTGTGCTGTTATTCTTGTTCGTTTCCATGTGTCTTTCTTTTTGAGTCTAGTTTTTATGATACAATTCTGACCCAGGCAAACCCAACTCTTTTCGGCTGAGGATTTGCCAAGGCCTTAGATATATTTTATCGTTTATCTCTAAGCTTAGTTTCGTTTACGGCTATATTTTTGAGTTGCACCTGTCTTCTCTAAGTAAATGCACCTACTCACCAATCATTTTTTCTCATACACGGGGAAGTGCAAAAATCATACTATATCAGTCGGCTTACTGGCCTGCATAAAGCTGCTGTAGCTTCACCAGATTTTCCTGTATCTCCCCCCATTCTTTTTCCTCCTCTTTATCCTCTGGGCCAGGTGCATGGACATTTTTGTAGAACTTTAAGATGTTTTGCTGCAGCGGACGGTTAGCCTTCTCAAACTCTGATTTAGCCAACCTCTTCAAAAGCTCCGCATAAGTCTCATCGGTTAAAGGATATGTACCATGTTTCGTTTCTTTGCCAGTATCCAGCTGCAGGTTCTGCAGGGAGGGCTGCTTGTCACTAAGCTGCTTCAGCATGGCGCTATACTTATCTGCAGTAACATTAAAGCTCTCCAGGTACAGCTCCTCTGCCTTGGGTGGCGGTGGCACAAATGCCAGTGGCCGTAACGGACCTACTTTAGGTAGGACTTTGATGATATAAGCAACAGCCCTGGCAAAGAAAGATGGTCGCTCGTAGTCACGCCCCCACTGCTCATGAAAACTGGACCGGCTCATTCGGTATACGAATTGGTTTCTGGTAATTCCCGGCTTCTGCTCCTGTATCTCGCTTTTTTTAGCCTGCCAAGCGGCCTTTGTAAGCTCTGGAAATATCCCCCGGATAGTATAGCGATAGCTGCCAACAGCCAACGGAAGATTGATAAACACATCCTGTAGCTTTAACCCATAGGTTTCCAAAAAAGCCTCTTCCAATAGCTCTTTTGCCACCTCGAAACCTATAAAATCCTGGTAGGCTTCAGAAGCGTAGCTGCCTCGGGCTACCTGCAGCACGTCAAAGCCAAATTCTGTTTTTATATGTGATATGGCATCGTCGGCATAGGTAACTTCATGCCCATGCTCCTGCCCCACTTCTGGATACACAATAGGAACAGCCTTATTGGTGCCGATAGGGTGCCCGTAAATATCTGCATTAAAATGTGCCATGGCACCTAGCGCAAACCCTAGTTCCTCTACAGTATCAGCATGGCGCACCAGGCTTTCTACAAAATCACCGCTGCGCACATAGTGGGTAAGGTCGGTGAAGAAGGTATTGCCAAAAGGATAGTAGCCCATGTCCTGAACTATAGAGCCTCCATAGGCATAGGCATGTGCTTTTTTAAGATCTTCTGCAGAGGCATTAGGATAGCGCGAAATTAGGAGAGGCTTAAGGCTGGTCTCCCAGACAGCATCTACTACTGCCTGATGCGTTAGCACACCATAAGCCATGGCAGGAGTAGCTGATAAAAAGGAAAACACCAGCATACTAAGGCACAGCAGGGTACCATATAATCTGTTTTTCATAAGCTCTTGGTACGCAGTTGAAGCCAAAAGGTACAGCACTACTGATGCAAACTGTTATACTTGATTTTACGGTACAGCATAACCTCTACTATACTTATCCCCACTAATAGCCACAGCGCTCCCAGCAGGAACCCGGCCAATACGTCCGACAGGTAATGCACCCCCAGATAAATACGACTGAAGCCCACCAGCATAATCATTATGATGGTTTCCCATACCAACAGCGCCCGTTGCCAGAACGCTGAAAGCCGCCGGTACAGCAAGTATGAAAGCATACCGTATAATACCACGGCAGTAGTGGCGTGGCCACTCGGAAAGGAGAAATGCTCTGCTACATAATAGGCTACATCTGCTACAGGCCTGTTACGGCTTATAATGGTTTTACCAAACCTTACTGATAGCCCCACACCACCCAGAGCAAGCCAGAAGGCCACCAGCGACACCCAATGCCTGTGTAGCAGGAACGCAATGGTTGCCACTCCGCCTATTACAAACACGGCCTGCTGATCACCGAGCCAGGTAATAGTATATAAGGCTTGGCTCAACCTGTCGGACCGCATATCAAAAAGCGCGGAGGTAAACTTTTTATCCAGGGTTACAATCCACTCCGACTCTATCACACTTTCTGTCAAATTAGAGAGAAGCGCCATATTCACCAGTCCTGCAAATACAATCAGTGTCAGGGGGAGGCCAATAAAATAGGTTGTATCAAACCGCCCGGCTACAAAGGCCGTGAGCCTGGGAAAGCGCTGCTTCAGGCGCACTACAATTGGCTGGCGCAGTACCCAGGCAGTTGCGGTTCTTACCTTATCAGTTAGAATATTTCTTTTCATAGAATCGGTTGATGAGGATATACGCAGGCCGGACCCTTTGTTTTCTGTTTTCCAGCATTGACAGGATAAAGGCACACATCTACCCCAAAATCAGGACTATCCACAACTATCAGCCTCTAAATAAAGTACATATTTACATGAAGAATCAAGACAACATATTTGACAAAATAATGCTGGCCATCGGTGTGTTGCTGCTGGTGTTGTTCTGGGTTCAGTTTCCTGCTATGCCTACAGTTGAAGAACATCATTATGCCTCCTATACTTCGGGAGAGATAAATACAACACACACCTCGAAATGGACATACATGAAGCCTGACAAAGGGCTTTCGCCGCGCCAGGTTATAAGTATACAGCTAAGCGCCCTACAGCAGAACGACCCTGCCGATAGTGGTGTAATTACTCTTTTCAACTTCTCATCACCCACTAACCGGGTGCATTTAGGACCGCTGAATCACTTCCGGCTAATGGTGAGAGAACCTGCATATCGTACAATTCTTAACTTCAAAAGTTACAAAACAGGACAACTGGTAGTATCCGGAAGAAACGCTTATCAACTGGTGCTGATAGAAGCTGCAGACGGGAAGCAGGAAGCCTTTATGTTCATACTTACAAAGCAGCGTAAAGGCACTTACAAAGACTGCTGGATGACGGAGGGAATTGCACGCGTGGAGGAAGCTCCTATGACAAGCAGACTGTAGGGTAGAGTTGTGGCATCAGAGCGCTATGGCTTTGTCACCTTGCGGGTGTAGTAGCAACTTTGTGCCGTTACTGCGCACGACCTGATATAATTATTTGCCGTATCTTGGCTTGTAATTATACTTCCCTATGACCTTGAACTCAGCTACACGCCTGCCTATTATTGACCTGCACTGCGATTTACTGGTGTACCTTACAGATGTTCCTAACTCCGACATGAATAAGATTGAGGAGATTGGCTGTGCTGCACCCGCCTTAACAGAGGGTAACGTGAAGCTACAGGTAATGGCAATCTACTCGGCAACAGGTATTGGCAGCACCCGCTATGCAGAGTTACAGCGCGACATGTTCCGACAGCTGACTGACCGCGACAATTGCCTGACGGCAGTTACTAACGTGCAGCAGTTACACCAGGCTTTAAAGCAGCCCGGCCAGACGGGCATGGTAGCTGCCATTGAGAACGCAGCTGGTTTCTGTGAGGAGGACGAACCCTTAGAGAATGGCTTTAAGCGCCTGGAGAAAATGATAGAAGTATGCGAGCGCATTCTTTACATCAGCTTTACACACCATACTGCCAACAGGTTTGGCGGCGGCAACTCTTCTAACGGGGGCATTACCATGGATGGTAAAATGCTGCTTGATTACCTGCATGGCAGACGCATTGCCGTAGACATGTCCCACACCAGCGATGCCCTAGCCTTCGACATACTGAACCACATAGACAGGGAAAGACTGGATATACCCGTTATTGCCAGCCACTCTAACTTCAGGCCAATGTGGAAGCATGAGCGCAACCTCCCCGACGAGCTCACACAGGAAATTATCCACCGCAAAGGTCTTATCGGTATGAACTTCCTGCGCAAGTTCCTGAATACAGAAGACCCTGATGCACTGCTGCACCACATACAGTATGGCTTGGGTAAAGGTGCTGAGGATGCGCTCTGCTTCGGCGCCGACTACTTCTATTATGCTGATGAGACAGACCAAAGCCGCTATCCATTTTATTACAAAGAGCACGAGCATGCCGGCAACAGTTATACTTACATTCTGAACCAGCTGCAAAGCCAGCTTTCAAATGAGCAACTGCAGAAAATAGCCTATCAAAATGCCCATCGCTTTATAGAACGGATCTGGAGCTAAGCCTTTCTGGGTTTCCATAAAAAGGAGCTTTGCCGGGACTACTGTGCCTTTTAAATATATTCTTAGAAAGCTGGTTTTATAATAGAAAATTCCTATATTTAGAGAAGCCTATTTAATAAGAGTTGTGCTTTCGTGCACCCTCATTACCATTTTTACAACCACTGTTAAGCAAAAAATTTACAGCTATGAAATTTATTGGACTGTTTCTATTATTAGCCGGCCTTGTGTCTCTTATTCTTGGCTTTACTGGAGCTAATTTAGTGGTACTTAATTGGTTAAGTCAGTTCGGAGAAACCGGCAGCTGGGCAATTCGTATTGGCGTAACATTATTAGGCGGTATTATTTACTACCTGCGGAGGCACGATGACTAAGCAACGGCCAAAATTTGTATATATATTATTTGCCATGTCACCAGAATCCCCGTATATGCAATAATAGTACCCTCACTGTGCCGAACATAACCTTAAAGCCGTAACGCCATGGACGCTCAGGAATACACGCCACGCTACGTACAAATAAACGAACTATACATCGACACGGTGGTCATAGACGATACCGAGTTTATCACACTTTGGTGCTTTACTGTGCTCGATGATGAGTATAAATTTGTGTACCTGGGCTGCGACTTCTGCCAGTTCAACCAAATACTGATTGCTGCGGGCGATAAGGGCCGTGAGATTGCTTTACACCTGGCCGAGATCCTGGACAAACCTTACGACTCGCCAACACTTATCCCGGTAAAAGAGAAATTTGAGGAGTACCTGGAGTTGACAGGCCATGACATAATTGTGTATGAGCCACTGGCGCTGGAAGATGACCTGGAGGAATTTGATGAAAATGATGAGGAGCTGCCAATAGAGCAGTTATTTGGAGGAAAGTCTAACAAGACTCGCCAGAAGTACCTGATCTATCAACTCGACAGGTTATACCCGTCAAAGGTGTTCGAGCCAGAGAAACAAGTTACCGAAGGCCTTGCAGAATGCTTTGAAGATGACTCGCTGGAGTTAGCTCAGTTATACTACGACTACCTGAATGCTGTAGAAAATGGTTACTCTGATTGTGAGGCACGCCAGGTAGCTGGTTTAGAGCGAGAGCTCTTCTTCCGGATGGCGCGCAAAGCCTCTGAGTTGTGGGGCGGTAACAAGAGCTAACCTTGTTTTAATTACGCATCCTCTTCACCTATTTCAGCCGGAGCTGGCGTATTGATTCTGCTGATCTCATCCTGCAGGTGCACCCTCATGTCTGCAAGCCAGTCACGGGTTCCTTGATCTTCAGCCTTGGTAAGAGCCTCCGCGTAACGGTTCAGTTGCGCATTATGCGTGCTCAGAACAAATTCTCTGAAGCGAATATCCAGTTCCTTTCCCTCCAGTAGTTTAAATTCCTCCACCAGTCCCAGATCGGCTCCTGTCAACTTATCGGGTAATTGAATATTATTGTGCTTCTGCGCCAAGTTCTTCAGCTCGGTCAGCGCCTGCTTGTGGTAAGCTAATGCTTCTCTGGCCATACTTCTGGTTTGCTCTGTTGCTCCTTTTCCTGCGGCCACTTTTGCTATTTCTATCTGCAGCATGTTACTGCTGGCAGCATAGTCCCAGAAAGCGGGTTCGTGTTTAAGAGTTTTTACAACAGCAGTGTCTTTATCATCATTTTT is a genomic window containing:
- a CDS encoding DUF3616 domain-containing protein, translating into MKKKVILQFNPKLSLNPEGKHVRDGLSTALLTGNNLWISCDERTYIERLTQQPDGSYADHKSYNLEDFLNLPVKGASEIDIEGMGIADNYLWIMGSHSLKRAKPKRHQSIQKQVQKLATVKNDPNRYLLARIPILQDAETGEYTLHREAEDPNQPGHLLRAAQFRGDTQSSVLTEVLQHDEHIAPFMGIPGKDNGFDVEGLAIYGKRIFIGLRGPVLRGWAIVLEIEAEEDEEGKLDLKELENGKVYKKHFLNLRGKGIRELRFFGRDIYLLAGPTMDLDGVIAIYRWPNAVGQEEQVLHHNELERLLEVPHGTGEDTGKDKAEGLAVLDEHHVLVVFDSPTDERKTGEEAVWADVLRVVP
- the msrA gene encoding peptide-methionine (S)-S-oxide reductase MsrA; translated protein: MESTESEQLEKATFGAGCFWGIEVTFRNTPGVVDTTVGYMGGHTENPSYQDVCSDRTGHAEVVQVTFNPNLVTYDQLLQVFWQAHDPTQFHRQGPDVGSQYRSVIFYHNESQRLMAETTKENWQQSPEFSGRLIVTEIVPADTFYRAEEYHQQYLIKRGMATCRI
- a CDS encoding zinc dependent phospholipase C family protein, which produces MKNRLYGTLLCLSMLVFSFLSATPAMAYGVLTHQAVVDAVWETSLKPLLISRYPNASAEDLKKAHAYAYGGSIVQDMGYYPFGNTFFTDLTHYVRSGDFVESLVRHADTVEELGFALGAMAHFNADIYGHPIGTNKAVPIVYPEVGQEHGHEVTYADDAISHIKTEFGFDVLQVARGSYASEAYQDFIGFEVAKELLEEAFLETYGLKLQDVFINLPLAVGSYRYTIRGIFPELTKAAWQAKKSEIQEQKPGITRNQFVYRMSRSSFHEQWGRDYERPSFFARAVAYIIKVLPKVGPLRPLAFVPPPPKAEELYLESFNVTADKYSAMLKQLSDKQPSLQNLQLDTGKETKHGTYPLTDETYAELLKRLAKSEFEKANRPLQQNILKFYKNVHAPGPEDKEEEKEWGEIQENLVKLQQLYAGQ
- a CDS encoding phosphatase PAP2 family protein; amino-acid sequence: MKRNILTDKVRTATAWVLRQPIVVRLKQRFPRLTAFVAGRFDTTYFIGLPLTLIVFAGLVNMALLSNLTESVIESEWIVTLDKKFTSALFDMRSDRLSQALYTITWLGDQQAVFVIGGVATIAFLLHRHWVSLVAFWLALGGVGLSVRFGKTIISRNRPVADVAYYVAEHFSFPSGHATTAVVLYGMLSYLLYRRLSAFWQRALLVWETIIMIMLVGFSRIYLGVHYLSDVLAGFLLGALWLLVGISIVEVMLYRKIKYNSLHQ
- a CDS encoding DUF4864 domain-containing protein, which codes for MKNQDNIFDKIMLAIGVLLLVLFWVQFPAMPTVEEHHYASYTSGEINTTHTSKWTYMKPDKGLSPRQVISIQLSALQQNDPADSGVITLFNFSSPTNRVHLGPLNHFRLMVREPAYRTILNFKSYKTGQLVVSGRNAYQLVLIEAADGKQEAFMFILTKQRKGTYKDCWMTEGIARVEEAPMTSRL
- a CDS encoding dipeptidase gives rise to the protein MTLNSATRLPIIDLHCDLLVYLTDVPNSDMNKIEEIGCAAPALTEGNVKLQVMAIYSATGIGSTRYAELQRDMFRQLTDRDNCLTAVTNVQQLHQALKQPGQTGMVAAIENAAGFCEEDEPLENGFKRLEKMIEVCERILYISFTHHTANRFGGGNSSNGGITMDGKMLLDYLHGRRIAVDMSHTSDALAFDILNHIDRERLDIPVIASHSNFRPMWKHERNLPDELTQEIIHRKGLIGMNFLRKFLNTEDPDALLHHIQYGLGKGAEDALCFGADYFYYADETDQSRYPFYYKEHEHAGNSYTYILNQLQSQLSNEQLQKIAYQNAHRFIERIWS
- a CDS encoding DUF4142 domain-containing protein encodes the protein MFIDKVLATTLGAVFLLVLACEGPATEKNDDKDTAVVKTLKHEPAFWDYAASSNMLQIEIAKVAAGKGATEQTRSMAREALAYHKQALTELKNLAQKHNNIQLPDKLTGADLGLVEEFKLLEGKELDIRFREFVLSTHNAQLNRYAEALTKAEDQGTRDWLADMRVHLQDEISRINTPAPAEIGEEDA